Proteins encoded together in one Gadus chalcogrammus isolate NIFS_2021 chromosome 18, NIFS_Gcha_1.0, whole genome shotgun sequence window:
- the LOC130370982 gene encoding E3 SUMO-protein ligase ZBED1-like — translation MLVATKMCEEKSPTISIIAPLLAQLLSDTTATIEDSSLVREIKTAILRDLSRRYDSMEEKKFLRISSALDPRFKSLQFLLPQDAQDTNTKLMEMAAALKEDDADMDTFQVSPDDKEGSPDPQTPETSAVRAHTPRKRKSALTDLLGQTFKMTHQRLSASSLAEREVKQYLDAPPLALTDDPLHWWKSHAQAYPLLAKLAQRHLCVPGTSVPAERVFSTAGDIISSQRSCLTSEHADQLLFLKKNMLF, via the exons ATGCTGGTGGCAACAAAAATGTGCGAGGAGAAGAGCCCAACAATCTCCATAATTGCTCCGCTCCTTGCCCAGCTTTTGAGTGACACCACTGCCACCATTGAAGATTCCTCTCTCGTTAGAGAGATCAAGACCGCCATCCTCCGAGACCTGTCCAGGCGCTATGACTCTATGGAGGAGAAAAAGTTCCTGCGCATCTCGTCAGCCTTAGACCCCAGGTTTAAGTCTCTGCAGTTCCTATTGCCACAAGACGCCCAGGACACAAACACCAAATTAATGGAAATGGCTGCTGCTCTCAAG GAAGATGATGCAGACATGGATACATTTCAAGTGAGCCCTGACGACAAGGAGGGAAGCCCTGACCCACAGACTCCAGAGACTAGCGCAGTGAGGGCACACACACCAAGGAAGAGGAAGTCTGCGCTCACTGATCTCCTTGGTCAGACATTCAAGATGACCCACCAACGACTGTCGGCTTCTTCCTTGGCAGAAAGAGAGGTCAAGCAATACCTAGATGCTCCACCACTAGCACTGACTGATGACCCGTTGCACTGGTGGAAGTCTCATGCTCAAGCCTACCCACTCCTTGCCAAGCTGGCCCAAAGACATCTCTGTGTCCCAGGGACCAGTGTACCTGCGGAACGTGTCTTCTCTACAGCAGGTGACATAATCAGCTCTCAAAGGAGCTGTCTCACCTCTGAGCATGCTGACCAGTTGCTCTTCCTGAAGAAGAACATGCTGTTTTGA